In the genome of Synechococcus sp. CB0101, the window CCCTCAACTTGCTACAGCTGCTTGGGGAGCGCCTTCGGCACTCGAACCTGCATGCCCGCGGCGCCCAATCACTCAACCAACAGTTGCAGACCCGCGCCCTCAGCGATGCCCTCACAGGCGCCCTGAACCGCCATTGGCTGGACCAACACCTCGAGTCCCTGCGGCTATGCCCAGAGCTGGCCCTGCTGATGGTCGACATCGATCACTTCAAGGCGATCAATGACACCCACGGCCACAGCTGCGGCGATGCCGTGCTCAGAGCCGTCGCCACGACCCTGCGCCATGCGCTGCGGCCCAGCGATGCACTGGTGAGGCTGGGGGGTGAGGAATTCCTGGTGATCTGCCGGCAAGAGGCCTCTCAGGCAGCCGCCGAGGGACTTGGCGAACGACTCCGCCAGGCCGTGCAACACCTCCAGAGCGATGACCTACCGCCGGTCACCATTTCGATCGGCGTGGCCTTGCGGACCCCGGGCGAGGGCTGGGAAGCCCAGCTGGAGCGAGCCGATACCGCCCTGTACCGGGCCAAACGCAACGACCGCAATCGGGTGGAGCTGGGTTAAACGCAGCAGCTCGGATGCGCCATCAGCTCATGCGCCGCGTCGTAGGGCGCATCCTGGGGCTGCAGCCAGGTGGAGCAGTGCAAGGGCTCATCACCCGGGCCGCTGGCTGCGCGGCAGCCCTCGAGCCTCAGGCGACTACCCAGCAACACCAGCTGGAAGGTCCAGTGCTGGCGGGCCTGGATGGAAAAGCTGCTGGCCATGGCTTGCAGCTCCTAACGATGGATACCTGAAGGATTCCCCCGTTGTTTGAAGGCGCCAGCCACTAGGAGCGGTTCGCCATCCGGCTGGCTCGCCTCAGCCCAGCGCCGCCGCGAGCTCGGTGCGGGCCTGCTCCAACGCCCCATCAAGGGCTGCACCATCGCGTCCACCGGCCTGGGCCAGGTTGGGCCGGCCGCCACCGCCGCCACCGCAGGCCTTGGCGATGCCACCGATGAAGGCTCCGGCCTTGGGGCCGGCCGCGATCACCGCCTTGCCAAACGATGCCACCAGGATCACTTTGCCCAGATCGGCGGGGTCGGGCAGACCGCCCAGCACCACGGCCGCGCCGTCGCCCAACTGATCCGCCAGGCCCTGGGCAGCGCTCTGCAAACCGCCGCCCTCCACACCATCAAGGCGTGCCACCAAGAGCTGGTGCTCACCCACAGCCACCGCCAGCCCGGCCAGCGCCGCCGACTTCGCCAGGGCCAACTCCTCGCGCGCCGCGGCCAGGGCCTTCTGGCTGGCCTTGAGCTCATCGGCCAGCTGCACCACCCGATCCACGATTTCGGCGGGCTGGGCCTTGAAGCGCTCGCCCAGCTGCTTCACCACCCCATCACGCTCGTTCAGATAGGCGAGCACGGCTGGACCGGCGACGGCCTCAATCCGGCGGATGCCAGCGGCCACACCGCTCTCGCTCACGATCTTGAACAGGCCGATCTCAGCGGTGTTGGCCACGTGGGTGCCGCCGCAGAGCTCCATCGACACGCCGGGTACATCCACCACGCGCACCACATCGGCGTACTTCTCGCCGAACATCGCCACGGCGCCGGCAGCCTTGGCCTTCTCGATCGCCATCTCCTGCACCTCAAGGCTGTGGGCCTCGCTGATCCAGCCGTTGATCAGCACTTCGATCTGCTCGAGCTCTGATGCGCTCACGGCGCGGGGGCAGTGGAAGTCGAAACGGAGGCGATCGAAATCCACCAGCGAACCGGCCTGGCCGATGCCCGGATCCACCACCTGCTTCAGCGCCGCCTGCAACAGGTGTGTGGCGGTGTGGTTCGCCTGGGCGCGGCGGCGGCAGGCTCGGTCCACCTGGCCGTGCACCACATCCCCGAGGCTGAGCACGCCGCGCTCGATGCGGCCGCTGTGCACAAACACGCTGCGGTTCCGGCTCACCGCATCGATCGCCACGATCAGCTCGTCGCCGCTGAGCACACCGCGATCACCCACCTGACCGCCGCCCTCGCCATAGAAGGGGGTGGTGTCGAGCACCACCTGCACGCTGTCGCCGGCCACGGCGCGCTGCGCTGGCTCGCCGTTCACCACCAACGCCAAAACGCAGCTGCTCTGCTCGAGCAGCTCGTAGCCGCGGAAGGCGGTGGCCTCCAGATCAGCGGCCACCTGATCGATCGCTTCCTGCAGGGTGAGATCGATGCTCACCGCCGCGGCCTTGGCCCGCTGGCGCTGGGCCTCCATCGCGGCTTCAAATCCCTCAAGATCCATCGTGAGGCCATGCTCCTCGGCGATCTCCTCGGTGAGCTCCAGCGGGAAGCCGTAGGTGTCGTAGAGCTCGAAGGCCTGCTCGCCTGAGATCTGCTTGGGCTTGGCCGCCAGCACATCGGCCAGCAGCTTCTCGCCGCGCTCCAGGGTTTCCAGGAAGCGGGCTTCTTCGCGCTGGAGCTCCGCCAGGATCACCTCGCGCCGCTCCACCAGCTGCGGGTAGGCGCTCTGCATCAGCGCGATCGACGCCTCACCCATCGCCGTGAGGAAGGGCTTGTCGATACCGAGGAGACGTCCGTGGCGCACCACGCGGCGCAGCAACCGGCGCAGGATGTAGCCGCGGCCCAGGTTGCTGGCGGTGACGCCATCGCAGATCAATTGGGTGATGGCACGGCTGTGGTCGCCGATCACCTTCAGGCTGGTTTTGCCCTTGTCATCGAGGGCGGGATAGGCCACACCGGCCAGCTGCGCCGCCGTTTCGATCAGCGGATAGATGAGGTCGGTTTCGTAGTTATTGGGAACGGCCTGGAGGATCTGGGCCATCCGCTCGAGGCCCATGCCGGTGTCGATGTTGCGGTTAGCCAGCGGCGTGAGGGTGCCCTCCGCGTCGCGGTTGTACTGCATGAACACCAGGTTGTAGAACTCGATGAAGCGGGAGTCGTCTTCGAGGTCGATGCCGTCATCGCCGAGTTCGGGCTTGAAGTCGTAATAGATCTCTGAGCACGGGCCGCAGGGGCCGGTGGGGCCGGAGGCCCAGAAGTTGTCGGCCTCATCCATGCGGATGATTCGCTTGGGGTTCACCCCCACCACGTCACGCCAGATCGCTTCGGCCTCGTCGTCTTCGCGGAACACGCTCACCACGAGGTTCTTGGGGGAGAGCCCGAACACGCCGGTGCTCAGCTCCCAGGCCCACTGAATCGCCTGCTCCTTGAAGTAATCGCCAAAGGAGAAGTTGCCGAGCATCTCGAAAAACGTGTGATGCCGCGCCGTGCGGCCCACGTTTTCGATGTCGTTGGTGCGGATGCACTTCTGGGAGCTGGTGGCGCGGGGCGCCGGCCGTTGCTGCTGTCCCAGAAACACCGGCTTGAAGGGGAGCATGCCGGCGATGGTGAGCAGCACCGTGGGGTCTTCCGGCACCAGCGAGGCGCTGGCCATGGGCTTGTGGCCGCGCTGCTCATAGAAATCGAGAAACGCCGCGCGGATCTCAGCACCAGTGCGAGGGGCGGCGGCAGCCATGGCGAAGCAAGAAAAGCCTGAACCGGGCATGATCGCGCAGCATGAGCGCCCCCACCGACTCTTCCCGCGCGCAGCTGCGCCTGCGCTCGATCGCCTGGGCCCTGGGTGCCGGGCTGAGCGCGCTGGTGTTTGGGCTGCCGTTCGGTGTGGAGGCGGCGCTGCGGGCCGGCGGATGCGGCTTCTTCTATGGCCTGCTCGCCTTCCACCTGCAACGGGTCGACCCCGACGACAGCCACCTGCAAGCGGGCCTGGTGGGCGCTGTATGCGGCATCCACAGCCTGGCGCTCCCGCCCCTCAGCCCCTGGCCTCTGCCCTCCCCTTGGCTGCAGAACTTGGCGTTGGTGGCGCCAACTGTGATGATGGAGCTCGTTCGTGCCTGGCTGCCGCTGATCGGCGCCGCACTGGTGCTGCACGGATCGCAGGTTCTGCCTCGAGTTTTCGCGGCAGGGCACACCGTGATCCGGCGACCCTGACTCCCCAGGCCCCGCCTCCATGAGCCTGCTGCATGCCACCTGGCTGCCCGTCGTTCCGCGGGGCAGCTTCGCCAAGGGCAAGGCCCCCAGCGCGGGCCTGTTCATCTGGGCGGACACCTGGCGTGTGGCCGAGCCGGTGAGCCCCAGCGGCGAAGCGCCGTTCCACCCCCTCAGCCTCAACCTCGACGATCTGGCCACCTGGCTCGACGACAACCACTTCTGGTCGGAAGACCTGCGCCAGGCCACCGTCACCCTCACCCTGCCCAGCCGCCAGCAACTCAGCCGCGGCCAGAAAAGCGAGGGCGCCGGCGCCTGGAGCGGGCTGCCTCTGCAGGCAGGTGAACCGCTCCCTAAAGACCTCACCTGGTGGCCCTGGCAGCTGGAGGGCTGGTTCCTCAAGCCCGGCCCCGCGGCCGAATGGCTCAATCAACTGCCCCTCTCCGGCACCGCGGAGGCGGGCCTGGGCGACGACCTGCTCTGGTGGTGCCATCTGCAGCGCTGGTGCCTGAGCCTGATCGCGCGCGGCCGCTGGCTGCCCGATGCTGCCGAGGGCAAAGCCAGCTGGCTGCCCCTGCTCAACCGCGAAGACGACCGCCGCCGCCTCGAAGACCTCGCCACCCGCATGCCCCAGGTGGTGGCCGCCTCCAGCGCCGAACCGCACCTGGCCTGCGGCCGGCCCCGCTCCAACCGCCTGCTGGTGGCCAGCATCGTGGAAAAGCTGGTGGACGGCCAGCTGCGCTCCGCCTTTGCCCCTGGCGGTGAGGGCCTCGATCCGCTGCTGGCGGCCTGGGAAGAGGGCCTCGCCAGCCACGACGGCCGCATCCAGATCGAGGAAGAAGACCAGGAACGCCTGGCGATCGCCAGCCACCACTGGCGCGAAACCGTGGCGGGCAAGGTGGAACCCGCCCGCGCCTGCCTGGAGCTGTTCACCCCGCCGGAGGGGGAAGAGCTGTGGGAGCTGCGCTTTGGGCTGCAGGCCGAAGCCGATCCCACCCTGCGGGTGCCCGCCGGGATCGTGTGGGGCGCCGGCGACGGCAGCTTGGCCTTGGGCGAGATCCAGCTGGATCAACCCGGCGCGCTGCTCTTGGAGGGCCTGGGCCGAGCGCTGCTGGCGTTTGAGCCGATCGAGCGCGGCCTCGATGCCGCCACCCCGGAAGCGATGCAGCTCACTCCGGCGGAGGCCTTCGTGCTGGTACGCACCGCGGCCAGCCGGCTGCGGGATGTGGGCGTGGGCGTGGTGCTGCCCGCCAGCCTCTCGGGCGGCCTGGCCTCGCGCCTGGGCCTGGCGATCACCGCCGAGCTGCCCGAAAAATCGCGCGGCTTCACCCTCGGCGAAACGCTCGAGTGGCGCTGGGAATTCATGATCGGCGGCGTCACCCTCACCCTCAAAGACCTCGAGAAGCTGGCGGCCAAACGCAGCCCCTTGGTGCAGCACAAAGGGGCCTGGATCGAACTGCGCCCGCTCGATCTCAAGAACGCCGAAAAGTTCTGCGCCGCTGAGCCCCCCTTCAGCCTCGACGACGCCCTGCGCATCACCGGCAACGAAGGCGAAACGCTGCAACGCCTGCCGGTGCACGCCTTCACCGCCGGGCCGCGCCTGCAGGCGGTGCTCGAGCAGTACCACCAGCAGAAAGCCCCCGACCCCCTGCCCGCCCCACCTGGCTTCGCCGGCCAACTGCGGCCCTATCAGGAGCGCGGCCTGGGCTGGCTCGCCTTCTTGCATCGGTTCGATCAGGGCGCCTGCCTGGCCGACGACATGGGTCTCGGCAAAACGATTCAGCTGCTGGCGTTCATCCAGCACCTCAAAGCCGAAGACGAACTGAAACGCCCGGTGCTGCTGGTGGCGCCCACCTCGGTGCTCACCAACTGGAAGCGGGAGGCGGCGGCCTTCACCCCCGACATGGTGGTGAACGAGCACTACGGCCCGCGCCGCCCCAACAGCCCCGAGGCGATCAAGAAAGCCCTCAAGGGCGTGGATCTGGTGCTCACCACCTATGGCCTGCTCCAACGCGACAGCGAACTGCTGGAGGCGATCGACTGGCAGGGCGTGGTGATCGATGAAGCCCAGGCGATCAAAAACCACAACGCCAAGCAATCGATGGCGGCGCGGGATCTGGGGCGGCCCGGCCGGGGCAGCAAATGCGGCCCGCGCTTCCGCATCGCCCTCACCGGCACGCCAGTGGAAAACCGCGTCAGCGAACTGTGGGCGCTGATGGATTTCCTCAATCCCAAGGTGCTCGGCGATGAACCCTTCTTCCGCCAGCGCTATCGCCTACCGATCGAGCGCTATGGAGATATGTCGTCGCTGCGGGATCTCAAGAGCCGGGTGAGTCCCTTCATCCTGCGGCGCCTCAAAACCGACAAATCGATCATTTCCGACCTGCCTGAGAAGGTGGAGCTGAGCGAATGGGTGGGGCTCGCCCCCGAGCAGAAGAAGCTCTACAACCAAACCGTGGAGGAGAGCCTCGATGCGATCGCCCGGGCGCCGCTGGGGCAGAAGCACGGCCAGGTATTGGCCCTGCTCACCAAGCTCAAGCAGATCTGCAACCACCCGGCCCTGGCCCTCAAGCAGGACCCCGACCCGAGCGATGTGGGCTTCTTCAAGGAGTTCGCCGCCCGCAGCGCCAAGGTGCAACGCCTCGAAGAGATCCTCGAAGAGGTGATCGAAGCGGGCGATCGCGCCTTGCTGTTCACCCAATTCGCCGAATGGGGCCACCTGCTCAAGGCCCACTTGGAGCAGAGGTGGAAGCAACCGGTGCCCTTCCTCTACGGCAACACCAGCAAGGCCGAACGACAGGCGATGGTGGATCGCTTCCAGGAGGATCCCCGCGGCCCGCAACTGTTCCTGCTGTCGCTCAAAGCCGGCGGTGTGGGCCTGAACCTCACCCGCGCCAGCCACGTGTTCCACATCGATCGCTGGTGGAACCCGGCCGTGGAAAACCAGGCCACCGACCGTGCCTACCGGATCGGCCAGCAGAACCGCGTGATGGTGCACAAGTTCATCACCAGCGGTTCGGTGGAGGAGCGCATCGACCGGATGATCAAGGAGAAGTCGAAACTCGCCGAAGACATCGTGGGCTCCGGCGAAGACTGGCTCGGCGGCATGGACGTGAGCCAGCTCAAGGACCTGGTGACCCTCAGCGAGGACTGACGCGATGACCATCACCCCCAACGGCATCACCACCCAACTGGGCGATCAGGGCCTGGGCCAGCAGCCCTGGTGGGTGGAGCAGTGGATGGAGCTGATCAACGGCTACCGCTTCAAGAAACGGCTCGAGCGCGCCTGGGAGTACGCCCGCAGCGGCAACGTGCTCTCGATCCGCTTTGAAGGCCGCCGCATCCACGCCCGCGTGCAGGGCAGCGGCGAAGACCCCTACAAGGTGAAGCTCTGGCTCGACGTGCTCAGCGACGACGACTGGGGCTACGTGCTCGAGGCCCTCGGCCAAAAAGCGCGCTGGTCGGCTCAGCTGCTGGCGGGCGTGATGCCGCAGGACATCGAACGCGCCTTCGCCGCCAGCGGCCGGCGCCTGTTCCCGTTCAAGTTGCAGGAGGTGCGCAGCGAATGCACCTGCCCCGACAAGATCAACCCCTGCAAACACGTGAGCGCCGTCTACTACCTGATGGGCGAGCGCTTCAGCGAAGACCCCTTCGTGCTCTTCCAGCTGCGGGGCCGCACCCGCGCCCAGCTGCTCAGCGATCTGGCGGTGCAGCGGCGAGCGTTGCTGGCGAAAAAGGCCAAAGAAGCGAAAGAGGCAGCTCCAGCCGATGCCCCCCCGCAGCCAGCCG includes:
- a CDS encoding DEAD/DEAH box helicase; translated protein: MSLLHATWLPVVPRGSFAKGKAPSAGLFIWADTWRVAEPVSPSGEAPFHPLSLNLDDLATWLDDNHFWSEDLRQATVTLTLPSRQQLSRGQKSEGAGAWSGLPLQAGEPLPKDLTWWPWQLEGWFLKPGPAAEWLNQLPLSGTAEAGLGDDLLWWCHLQRWCLSLIARGRWLPDAAEGKASWLPLLNREDDRRRLEDLATRMPQVVAASSAEPHLACGRPRSNRLLVASIVEKLVDGQLRSAFAPGGEGLDPLLAAWEEGLASHDGRIQIEEEDQERLAIASHHWRETVAGKVEPARACLELFTPPEGEELWELRFGLQAEADPTLRVPAGIVWGAGDGSLALGEIQLDQPGALLLEGLGRALLAFEPIERGLDAATPEAMQLTPAEAFVLVRTAASRLRDVGVGVVLPASLSGGLASRLGLAITAELPEKSRGFTLGETLEWRWEFMIGGVTLTLKDLEKLAAKRSPLVQHKGAWIELRPLDLKNAEKFCAAEPPFSLDDALRITGNEGETLQRLPVHAFTAGPRLQAVLEQYHQQKAPDPLPAPPGFAGQLRPYQERGLGWLAFLHRFDQGACLADDMGLGKTIQLLAFIQHLKAEDELKRPVLLVAPTSVLTNWKREAAAFTPDMVVNEHYGPRRPNSPEAIKKALKGVDLVLTTYGLLQRDSELLEAIDWQGVVIDEAQAIKNHNAKQSMAARDLGRPGRGSKCGPRFRIALTGTPVENRVSELWALMDFLNPKVLGDEPFFRQRYRLPIERYGDMSSLRDLKSRVSPFILRRLKTDKSIISDLPEKVELSEWVGLAPEQKKLYNQTVEESLDAIARAPLGQKHGQVLALLTKLKQICNHPALALKQDPDPSDVGFFKEFAARSAKVQRLEEILEEVIEAGDRALLFTQFAEWGHLLKAHLEQRWKQPVPFLYGNTSKAERQAMVDRFQEDPRGPQLFLLSLKAGGVGLNLTRASHVFHIDRWWNPAVENQATDRAYRIGQQNRVMVHKFITSGSVEERIDRMIKEKSKLAEDIVGSGEDWLGGMDVSQLKDLVTLSED
- a CDS encoding SWIM zinc finger family protein, translated to MTITPNGITTQLGDQGLGQQPWWVEQWMELINGYRFKKRLERAWEYARSGNVLSIRFEGRRIHARVQGSGEDPYKVKLWLDVLSDDDWGYVLEALGQKARWSAQLLAGVMPQDIERAFAASGRRLFPFKLQEVRSECTCPDKINPCKHVSAVYYLMGERFSEDPFVLFQLRGRTRAQLLSDLAVQRRALLAKKAKEAKEAAPADAPPQPAAEGSLNPAPAAIRDPNRWWSYGAALDPGLVVITPAMEGDTGLDEAGPLPLAEDGRFPEAAKHFVDHLKAQGAACSTSAMATAMSAGSSNSDGDASAPASASS
- the alaS gene encoding alanine--tRNA ligase, with the translated sequence MAAAAPRTGAEIRAAFLDFYEQRGHKPMASASLVPEDPTVLLTIAGMLPFKPVFLGQQQRPAPRATSSQKCIRTNDIENVGRTARHHTFFEMLGNFSFGDYFKEQAIQWAWELSTGVFGLSPKNLVVSVFREDDEAEAIWRDVVGVNPKRIIRMDEADNFWASGPTGPCGPCSEIYYDFKPELGDDGIDLEDDSRFIEFYNLVFMQYNRDAEGTLTPLANRNIDTGMGLERMAQILQAVPNNYETDLIYPLIETAAQLAGVAYPALDDKGKTSLKVIGDHSRAITQLICDGVTASNLGRGYILRRLLRRVVRHGRLLGIDKPFLTAMGEASIALMQSAYPQLVERREVILAELQREEARFLETLERGEKLLADVLAAKPKQISGEQAFELYDTYGFPLELTEEIAEEHGLTMDLEGFEAAMEAQRQRAKAAAVSIDLTLQEAIDQVAADLEATAFRGYELLEQSSCVLALVVNGEPAQRAVAGDSVQVVLDTTPFYGEGGGQVGDRGVLSGDELIVAIDAVSRNRSVFVHSGRIERGVLSLGDVVHGQVDRACRRRAQANHTATHLLQAALKQVVDPGIGQAGSLVDFDRLRFDFHCPRAVSASELEQIEVLINGWISEAHSLEVQEMAIEKAKAAGAVAMFGEKYADVVRVVDVPGVSMELCGGTHVANTAEIGLFKIVSESGVAAGIRRIEAVAGPAVLAYLNERDGVVKQLGERFKAQPAEIVDRVVQLADELKASQKALAAAREELALAKSAALAGLAVAVGEHQLLVARLDGVEGGGLQSAAQGLADQLGDGAAVVLGGLPDPADLGKVILVASFGKAVIAAGPKAGAFIGGIAKACGGGGGGRPNLAQAGGRDGAALDGALEQARTELAAALG
- a CDS encoding diguanylate cyclase; the encoded protein is MTGSPELLERVLQLQSPLFAGIDPMLLIEWLEAAEMRYLAGNSSVLSADQANRETFLVISGQLLVTLQQGGATPLATISPGEVFGEVSTLTLGETTAWVRAEQASEVLVIEREHLLAWAQQSHQLALNLLQLLGERLRHSNLHARGAQSLNQQLQTRALSDALTGALNRHWLDQHLESLRLCPELALLMVDIDHFKAINDTHGHSCGDAVLRAVATTLRHALRPSDALVRLGGEEFLVICRQEASQAAAEGLGERLRQAVQHLQSDDLPPVTISIGVALRTPGEGWEAQLERADTALYRAKRNDRNRVELG